From the genome of Candidatus Melainabacteria bacterium RIFOXYA2_FULL_32_9:
TTTATAATAAGCATTATTTTATTTTTATATTATTTTTTTGGAGATTTGGATATGGGTATTGATGTTAAGAAATCGTTCCGTTTTATTTTTTCTGATTCTGAGTGGCCTCAAAAGATAGCAATAGGTGGCCTTTTCTTTTTTGGGGCTTTTTTAGTTAATATAGCATTAAATGTTATCCTTGATAGAGTAATAATTCCTCAATTAAACCTCCAGTTAACTCAGTTTGACAAGTCAATGATCCAGACAGTACTTGATACTCTTGTTAATATTCCAGTTTTAGCCTTTGCTATGGGCTATATTATACAATCTGCACATAATGAGGTGAAAAATGAAACACCTCTTTTGCCTAATTGGGATTCTAAGTTTTTTAACTATTTTAAAACCGGATTTATTTATTATCTAATTAATATTGGTTATTATTTTTTCATAGTGTTAATCGCAGTGATAATAGGTCTATTGGTAATGTTATTTTCGCTTATTTTAAATTTTAACTTTAATGTTAGTAATGCAGCAGGAGCAATAGGCGGGATTTTAGGACTTTTATTTGCAATAGTCAGCCCTTTTATTACCTTATTTTATGCTGATAATTTTAACTGGAAAGATGCATTTAAATTAAGAGAAATATTCAATGCGATTTCTAAAGTTTTTTCTGACTATTTAATAAGTTTTGGAATCCTTGCAGGTCTTTGGATACTCTGGTTACCGGTATATCTCATATTAACTTTTACCTGTATTGGAGCAATAATTCCTCAATTCCTGGTTTTAATAGTACATTTAATAACAGTGAACCTATTTGCTCAAACATACAAGGAATATAAGCAAATTACATAATTTCCCTCTAACATTTATTTAAGTTATAAATTGAAATTAAGAGGTATGCTTTATGAGTGTTGATATTAAAAAAGCTTTTTATTTTCCTTTTCGTGACAATTTATGGCTTCAAAAGTTGCTTATTGGTGGAATATTCTTTTTTGCCGTGTTTATTTTACATACTATAATGGGCTTTTTAAATGCTGTTGTAAGAATACCCATCTCCGATTATAGTACGCAAATGCCTCTTATAACCAGAGGAATTGAAGCTATTTTCAGTCTGTTTATGACTATATTTAGTGTTTTAATTTATGCTGTTCCTGTAGGATATGTTTTGCAATCTGTACATAATGAAATTAAGGGCGAAACTCCACTTTTACCTGATTGGGATTCTAAATTTTTAAGTTATTTTAAATATGGGTTGTATTTTTTTGCAGCTAATTTTTTATATCTATTTATCATAGCAATCGTAGCTGCAATTCCTACTATGATTAGTAGTATAGTATTTGGCCTTTATCGGGATAATCCTATAGTGTCTATACTTAGTTTGACTTTCATTGTATTGTTTGTTACTCCTTTTGTTTTAATATATCTAGTAATTCTGCCTTTTATTGCGACATCATACGCAGATAATTTTAATTTTCAGGATGCTTTTAAGCTGGATAAGATATTTATCGGGATATCAAGGGTAATTCCTGATTATCTTGCAAGTGCTGGTCTATCGATAATCATTTTGCTTTTAATTCCTCTATTATTAGTATTGTCTGTTTGTACTTGTATTGGTATACTAGTAATACCGTTTCTTATTTTACCTGCTTTACTTATAGTTTTGAACTTGTTTTCTCAGACATACAAACAATCCGGAATATCGTTATAGTTTATTATTTTGACTTTCAGGTTTTTAAAAATCATCCAATGTGATGTTGTATAAGATCAGAACAAGTAATAACATGTAAAAATATTTGTGAGAGTTAAAGGAGAGCCTGTGGATTGTATGATTAATCCAGTGACAAGAATCTCAAGAATTCCTGGGGGAATTTCCTGTACAGAGAAAAAGGCTGACAGAACCCTATCTCAACCTAAAATAGATGGATGTAGTTTTAAGGGGGTTGAAGCAGACCGAGATGTTTTTGTGAAAAGTCAGGAAAAGGAATCATCCAGAATTAACTCGTCAGAGACATTCGGAGATAAATTTATTAAAGCAGCAAAAGAGACTGTTGAAGAAATTGAAGCTAAAGGTATTCCTATTTCTAAAGCTAGTTCGTTGGAAGTAAGTACAGGAATTATTGATAAACTCCATCAATACGGTGCTTTTGGGCCAAAAAAGATTGATTATGTCGCATAAAAATCTGGAAAATTTGCAAAGATTAATAGAAGTGGTGGAAAAATTAAGAGCTCCTGATGGGTGTCCATGGGATAAGGAGCAAACACACGAGACTCTTAGGGAAAATTTCATCCAAGAAACTTATGAAGCTGTTGATGCTATAGAGAGTGGGAATTGTGAAGACTTAAAAGAGGAACTTGGTGATGTTTTGCTTCAGGTAGTTTTACATTCTCAGATAGCCAGTGAAGAATCCAGATTTGATATAGAAGATGTGGCTAAAACTATTGCGGATAAAATTATCAGACGCCATCCTCATGTTTTTGCTGAAACAAAGGTTAAAGGTACTGAAGAAGTTTTAGTTAACTGGGAAAGAATTAAAAGCGAAGAAAAGCCTGAAAGAACATCAGCTTTATCAGGTGTAGTAAAATCACAACCTGCTCTCATGTCTGCAACCCAAATTAGCAAAAAGGCTATAAAAGTTGGGTTTGAATGGCCGAATGTTGAATCATTATGGGAATGTTTAGAATCAGAAATTCAGGAATTTAAGCAGGCTGTTGAAGAAGAAGATAAAGAAAAGATGGAAGATGAACTCGGCGATATTCTGTTTTCTCTTGTCAATGTTGCAAGATGGCATGGGGTTGATGCTGAATTAGCACTTTTAAGAGCAAATAAGAAGTTTACAAAAAGATTTCAATTAATGGAAGAAATTGCTACAAAAGACTTAACTGAGTATACGCAGGCAGAATTAGAAGATTTGTGGCAAAATGCTAAAAAAGCACTTCAACAATAAAATTTATATAATTTATTTTATGGGGATAGAAAATGATAGCAGATTTCGGTACTTGTTTTAATAAAGTAAAATATAGGTTATTCGAGGATAAAAGAATTGCTCTTGTTAAATTAGAAGGCATAATTATTGATGCTGTAAATGCTCCTGCGGCATCGAGAATACTGGAAGCAATAGAATCGGTTAAGAAGTACGATATAAAAGCAATGGTATTGAGAGTAAATAGTCCTGGTGGTACTGTTGGGGCATCACAGGAAATTTACGGAGCTATAAAAAAACTTAAAGAAGAGAAAAATACAAAAGTAGTTGTATCTTTTGGAGATGTGGCAGCTAGTGGTGGTGTTTATGTTGCTGCAGCAGGTGATAAGATAGTGACTAATCCTGGTACTATTACCGGTTCTATAGGAGTAATAATTAGATCAGCTGTAATTAAAGATTTATATAAAAAAGTTGGCGTTGATTACGAAATTATTAAGTCTGGACCTTATAAAGATATTCTTTCAAATCTGCGTTATTTAAGTGATGATGAAAAGCAGATATTACAGGAATTAATTGATAGCACATATAATCAA
Proteins encoded in this window:
- a CDS encoding nucleoside triphosphate pyrophosphohydrolase — its product is MSHKNLENLQRLIEVVEKLRAPDGCPWDKEQTHETLRENFIQETYEAVDAIESGNCEDLKEELGDVLLQVVLHSQIASEESRFDIEDVAKTIADKIIRRHPHVFAETKVKGTEEVLVNWERIKSEEKPERTSALSGVVKSQPALMSATQISKKAIKVGFEWPNVESLWECLESEIQEFKQAVEEEDKEKMEDELGDILFSLVNVARWHGVDAELALLRANKKFTKRFQLMEEIATKDLTEYTQAELEDLWQNAKKALQQ